A single region of the Egicoccus sp. AB-alg6-2 genome encodes:
- the lexA gene encoding transcriptional repressor LexA, with the protein MVKRISERVFASGARSCYGHHRPNARSLRCLTRSSPVTEQPRDISTLTARQRAILEVIHAHVDAHGYPPSVREIGDAVGLKSTSSVHAQLETLETKGYLRRDPTKPRALEMGRDPQTSLEMRPGSSRNVPLVGEIAAGGPILAEERVDAMYALPKELVGDGQLFMLRVRGESMIDAGVLDGDLVVVREQPTVEQGEMCAALIDGEATVKFFRRTRAGEVYLDPANEAYEPIPVTPGQDASIMGKVVTVMRSVR; encoded by the coding sequence GTGGTCAAGCGGATTTCCGAACGGGTGTTCGCATCCGGCGCGCGTTCGTGTTACGGTCACCATCGTCCGAACGCCCGTTCGCTTCGGTGCCTTACGAGGAGTTCGCCCGTGACCGAGCAACCGCGCGACATCAGCACCCTCACGGCGCGTCAGCGCGCCATCCTCGAGGTGATCCACGCCCACGTCGACGCCCACGGCTACCCGCCGTCGGTGCGCGAGATCGGCGACGCGGTCGGGCTGAAGTCGACGTCGTCGGTCCACGCCCAGCTCGAGACGCTCGAGACCAAGGGGTACCTGCGCCGCGATCCGACCAAGCCGCGGGCGTTGGAGATGGGGCGCGATCCGCAGACCTCGCTCGAGATGCGGCCCGGCAGTTCGCGCAACGTGCCGCTGGTCGGCGAGATCGCGGCCGGTGGCCCCATCCTGGCCGAGGAACGCGTCGACGCCATGTACGCCCTGCCGAAGGAGCTCGTCGGAGACGGGCAGCTGTTCATGCTCCGGGTGCGTGGTGAGTCGATGATCGACGCCGGTGTGCTCGACGGCGACCTGGTCGTGGTGCGCGAACAGCCGACGGTCGAGCAGGGCGAGATGTGTGCGGCGCTGATCGACGGCGAGGCGACCGTGAAGTTCTTCCGGCGTACCCGGGCGGGTGAGGTGTACCTCGATCCCGCCAACGAGGCGTACGAGCCGATCCCGGTCACGCCGGGCCAGGACGCCTCGATCATGGGCAAGGTCGTCACCGTGATGCGCTCGGTCCGCTGA
- the nrdR gene encoding transcriptional regulator NrdR, which yields MRCPECGVDDDKVVDSRPTPDGAAIRRRRECRVCGTRFTTFERVELPELNVHKRSGAVTPFSRQKVLDGMARAAKGRVSQEDLERAAARVEQSLRAGGARAVTSEQVGLKVLAQLHELDDVAYVRFASVYKDFQGPEDFEEALLTLRKDAPPKAPDRV from the coding sequence GTGCGCTGTCCCGAATGCGGCGTCGATGACGACAAGGTCGTCGACTCGCGTCCGACGCCCGACGGCGCCGCCATCCGGCGTCGTCGCGAATGCCGGGTGTGCGGGACCCGGTTCACCACGTTCGAACGCGTCGAGCTGCCGGAACTGAACGTGCACAAGCGTTCCGGTGCCGTGACCCCCTTCTCGCGCCAGAAGGTCCTCGACGGCATGGCCCGTGCCGCCAAGGGGCGCGTGTCGCAGGAGGACCTCGAGCGGGCCGCCGCCCGGGTCGAACAGTCCCTGCGCGCCGGGGGCGCCCGCGCCGTGACCTCCGAGCAGGTCGGCCTCAAGGTCCTGGCCCAGCTGCACGAGCTCGACGACGTCGCCTACGTCCGCTTCGCCTCGGTCTACAAGGACTTCCAGGGGCCCGAGGACTTCGAGGAGGCGCTGCTCACGTTGCGCAAGGACGCACCGCCGAAGGCGCCGGACCGGGTCTGA
- a CDS encoding M20 family metallopeptidase has product MTTDLRAAMRDRQAGMLDDLAVLVGTESPSDDLVATARCAQVVADLGRRLLGASPQTLTAQGRTHLAWRFGTPRVLLLGHFDTVWPIGTLARWPFEVRDGMATGPGVFDMKAGIVAGFHALAALDDLDGVAVLLTSDEEIGSDTSRAIIEDTARGLDAVLVLEPSAAGAVKVGRKGASNYELAIRGRAAHAGLEPENGINALVELAHQVLALQRLARPHEGTTVTPTVASAGTGTNVVPELARVAVDVRVATVAEQARVDAAIRTTAAVLPGARLSVGGGPNRPPLAEEMSRPLYERLVRVATTLGLDPPGAAHVGGASDGNFTAALGVPTLDGLGAVGDGAHAEGEHVEVASLPERAAVVAALTDELRRGGSRR; this is encoded by the coding sequence ATGACCACGGACCTGCGCGCCGCCATGCGGGACCGGCAGGCCGGCATGCTCGACGACCTCGCCGTCCTGGTCGGCACCGAGTCGCCCTCGGACGACCTGGTCGCCACCGCACGCTGCGCGCAGGTCGTCGCCGACCTCGGCCGCCGCCTGCTCGGCGCGTCTCCGCAGACGCTCACTGCGCAGGGCCGCACCCACCTGGCATGGCGGTTCGGGACCCCGAGGGTGCTGCTGCTCGGCCATTTCGACACGGTCTGGCCCATCGGCACGCTCGCCCGCTGGCCCTTCGAGGTGCGCGACGGCATGGCGACCGGACCGGGCGTGTTCGACATGAAGGCGGGCATCGTGGCCGGCTTCCACGCGCTCGCGGCGCTGGACGACCTCGACGGCGTCGCCGTCCTGCTGACCTCCGACGAGGAGATCGGCTCGGACACCTCGCGAGCGATCATCGAGGACACCGCGCGCGGGCTCGACGCCGTGCTCGTCCTCGAACCCAGCGCCGCCGGTGCGGTGAAGGTGGGACGCAAGGGCGCATCGAACTACGAGCTCGCGATCCGGGGACGCGCGGCCCATGCCGGGCTCGAGCCGGAGAACGGCATCAACGCGCTGGTCGAACTGGCCCACCAGGTGCTCGCACTGCAACGGTTGGCCCGCCCCCACGAGGGCACCACGGTGACCCCGACGGTCGCTTCCGCCGGTACGGGCACCAACGTCGTGCCCGAGCTCGCGCGGGTCGCCGTCGACGTGCGGGTCGCCACCGTCGCGGAGCAGGCCCGCGTCGACGCCGCCATCCGGACCACCGCAGCCGTGCTGCCCGGGGCCCGGCTGAGCGTCGGGGGCGGACCGAACCGCCCTCCGCTGGCCGAGGAGATGAGTCGGCCGCTGTACGAGCGTCTCGTCCGCGTCGCCACGACGCTCGGACTGGACCCGCCCGGTGCGGCGCACGTCGGCGGCGCCTCCGACGGCAACTTCACCGCCGCGCTCGGCGTGCCGACGCTCGATGGCCTCGGGGCCGTCGGCGACGGTGCCCACGCCGAGGGCGAACACGTCGAGGTGGCGTCGCTGCCCGAGCGGGCCGCGGTGGTCGCGGCCCTGACCGACGAGTTGCGGCGCGGTGGCAGCCGGCGGTGA
- a CDS encoding putative RNA methyltransferase: MSREDVAVLRCPHCGQALARDERVWRCLSGHSFDVARQGYVNLLAGAKTPGGDTVPMVEARERVLSAGHLDVVTASLTAACDDLPAGILVDVGAGTAHHLVRLRRALGERRAVAIDVSVPAARRAARADPEATTVVVADVWRPWPLMDSVAAAVLVVFAPRNAAEAARVLVPRGRLVVVTPADEHLAELRERLGLLAIEPGKDERLRAELAPHLDHLDTREIRTQVHVDRADAAALATMGPTGHHLDAAQLQERAAALAATTTVTVAVRVHRFVRR; the protein is encoded by the coding sequence TTGAGCCGCGAAGACGTCGCGGTGCTGCGGTGTCCGCACTGCGGCCAGGCGCTCGCCCGGGACGAACGCGTGTGGCGGTGCCTGTCCGGGCACAGTTTCGACGTCGCCAGGCAGGGCTACGTGAACCTGCTCGCCGGCGCGAAGACACCCGGCGGTGACACGGTTCCGATGGTCGAGGCCCGCGAACGGGTGCTGTCGGCGGGGCATCTCGACGTGGTGACCGCGTCGCTGACGGCCGCCTGCGACGACCTTCCCGCCGGGATCCTGGTCGACGTCGGCGCCGGCACCGCACATCACCTCGTCCGGTTGCGTCGGGCGTTGGGGGAGCGACGTGCCGTCGCGATCGACGTCTCGGTGCCTGCGGCCAGGCGTGCGGCGCGCGCCGACCCCGAGGCCACGACCGTCGTTGTCGCCGACGTGTGGCGCCCCTGGCCCCTGATGGACAGCGTCGCCGCGGCCGTGCTGGTCGTGTTCGCTCCGCGCAACGCCGCCGAGGCCGCGCGCGTGCTCGTGCCGCGTGGCCGGCTGGTCGTGGTGACGCCCGCGGATGAGCACCTCGCCGAACTGCGGGAACGGCTCGGCCTGCTGGCCATCGAACCGGGCAAGGACGAGCGGCTCCGCGCCGAACTGGCCCCTCACCTCGACCACCTCGACACCCGTGAGATCCGCACACAGGTCCACGTCGACCGGGCCGACGCGGCCGCGTTGGCCACCATGGGCCCGACCGGGCACCACCTCGACGCCGCGCAACTGCAGGAGCGGGCCGCCGCGCTCGCGGCGACGACGACCGTGACGGTCGCCGTGCGCGTGCATCGTTTCGTGCGCCGGTGA
- a CDS encoding GNAT family N-acetyltransferase produces MAADRPEVHLRVLVSDDAEWIVEVDRATASALARGYGWDVEKLAAELDEGVWASDDRWGWAIVVDGTPGGFTLVTGLDGEDARMSIRIAPQLRGKGVGREVLRQLADHHFQANPHLLRLHGRAHEHNVPMQRAFNAAGFRMEARYRDSYRATPDGPAANEWGYALTRGDWEGGRHRLAGRGYDLHGLWFEVDQTIEGPRGHGLEFKFLQEGRRAIARYHAHRMTDGELAGILVDDVFRYRFVHTEERHTGGVEVVGRGRARLQRRGDGRLEVVDEWSDDTGAHGRRVLVERRDT; encoded by the coding sequence GTGGCTGCCGACCGACCGGAGGTCCATCTCCGCGTGCTCGTCTCCGACGACGCCGAGTGGATCGTCGAGGTGGATCGCGCGACCGCGTCGGCGCTCGCGCGCGGCTACGGCTGGGACGTCGAGAAGCTCGCGGCCGAACTGGACGAGGGCGTGTGGGCGTCCGACGACCGCTGGGGCTGGGCGATCGTGGTCGACGGCACACCCGGCGGCTTCACCCTCGTCACCGGCCTCGACGGCGAGGACGCGCGGATGTCGATCCGCATCGCCCCGCAGTTGCGCGGCAAGGGCGTCGGTCGTGAGGTGCTGCGCCAGCTCGCCGACCACCATTTCCAGGCCAATCCCCACCTCTTGCGGCTGCACGGCCGTGCCCACGAGCACAACGTGCCGATGCAGCGCGCCTTCAACGCCGCCGGCTTCCGGATGGAGGCCCGCTACCGCGACTCCTACCGCGCCACGCCCGACGGTCCGGCCGCCAACGAGTGGGGCTACGCGCTCACACGTGGGGACTGGGAGGGCGGCCGTCACCGGCTCGCCGGGCGCGGTTACGACCTGCACGGGCTGTGGTTCGAGGTCGACCAGACCATCGAGGGGCCCCGAGGTCACGGGCTCGAGTTCAAGTTCCTGCAGGAGGGACGTCGGGCGATCGCGCGTTACCACGCACACCGGATGACCGACGGCGAGCTGGCCGGGATCCTGGTCGACGACGTGTTCCGCTACCGGTTCGTGCACACCGAGGAACGCCACACCGGCGGGGTCGAGGTCGTCGGCCGCGGGCGGGCACGCCTCCAGCGACGTGGGGACGGCCGCCTCGAGGTCGTCGACGAGTGGTCCGACGACACCGGCGCGCACGGCCGACGGGTCCTGGTGGAGCGCCGCGACACCTGA
- a CDS encoding amidase produces MPTEDPGRAHVGATAIEMAAAIHDGRVRARDLVAAHLDHLADVEPQLGAFVSVRRDLALDEADALDARADLDDLPLAGVPVAIKDVAHLAGEPSRFGSRASSAEPAPEDEAVVARIRAAGGIPIGKTRVPELSLWGTSDDRDGTAVSPWDPSRTAGGSSGGSAAAVAAGVVPLALGSDTFGSVRIPAAACGVFGLKPGRPLAPVEVAGERHGFGMSRYGPLATTVADAALLFDVVAGTDHLRVPTTEARPLHVAVSWAPPAPGVVIGRQWIEAAIEAGRLLRSVGHAVGHADPAYEPGTVPAVLSRWAGAAARDVELLRLEEAALQSRTRTHVALGRMLLERDAVKDAQAERWQDRLAELFDTYDVLVLPTLARDPLSARTWHTAGWAMNAVANLTAYPLTAAFNLADVPAAAVPLWHHNGRPLSVQVVAANGREDLVLAVAAELQRLRPWTRHAPGWGVPAS; encoded by the coding sequence ATGCCGACCGAAGACCCGGGCCGCGCGCACGTCGGCGCCACGGCCATCGAGATGGCGGCGGCCATCCACGATGGGAGGGTCCGCGCCCGGGACCTGGTCGCCGCGCACCTCGATCACCTGGCCGACGTCGAACCGCAGCTGGGCGCGTTCGTGTCGGTCCGTCGAGACCTTGCGCTCGATGAGGCCGACGCGCTCGACGCCCGCGCCGACCTCGACGACCTTCCGCTGGCCGGCGTCCCCGTCGCCATCAAGGACGTCGCGCACCTCGCCGGTGAGCCGAGCCGCTTCGGCTCGCGAGCGTCCTCGGCCGAGCCGGCGCCAGAGGACGAAGCGGTGGTGGCCCGCATCCGGGCGGCCGGCGGGATCCCGATCGGCAAGACCCGGGTTCCGGAGCTGTCGCTGTGGGGCACCTCCGACGACCGTGACGGCACCGCGGTCAGCCCGTGGGACCCGTCGCGGACCGCGGGCGGTTCTTCGGGTGGGTCGGCGGCGGCGGTCGCCGCCGGTGTGGTTCCGCTGGCGCTGGGCTCCGACACGTTCGGCTCGGTGCGCATCCCGGCGGCCGCCTGTGGCGTGTTCGGTCTCAAGCCGGGGCGGCCCCTTGCACCAGTCGAGGTGGCCGGCGAGCGTCACGGCTTCGGCATGAGTCGGTACGGGCCCCTGGCGACCACCGTGGCCGACGCTGCCCTGCTCTTCGACGTCGTGGCGGGCACCGACCACCTCCGGGTTCCGACCACCGAGGCGCGCCCGCTGCACGTCGCCGTGTCCTGGGCTCCGCCCGCGCCCGGTGTGGTCATCGGCCGTCAGTGGATCGAGGCGGCGATCGAGGCCGGGCGGCTGTTGCGCTCCGTCGGCCACGCCGTCGGCCACGCCGACCCGGCGTACGAGCCCGGTACGGTCCCCGCCGTCCTGAGCCGGTGGGCCGGCGCCGCCGCCCGCGACGTCGAGCTGTTGCGGCTCGAGGAGGCGGCGCTGCAATCGCGAACCCGAACTCACGTCGCGCTCGGCCGGATGCTTCTCGAGCGCGACGCCGTCAAGGACGCGCAGGCCGAGCGCTGGCAGGATCGTCTCGCGGAGCTGTTCGACACCTACGACGTGCTCGTGCTCCCCACGCTCGCCCGTGACCCGCTGTCGGCTCGGACCTGGCACACGGCAGGCTGGGCGATGAACGCCGTCGCCAACCTCACGGCGTACCCGCTCACGGCGGCCTTCAACCTCGCCGACGTGCCGGCGGCGGCGGTGCCGCTGTGGCACCACAACGGTCGGCCGCTGTCGGTGCAGGTCGTCGCCGCCAACGGCCGTGAGGACCTGGTCCTGGCCGTGGCGGCCGAACTGCAGCGGTTGCGTCCCTGGACGCGCCACGCGCCCGGGTGGGGCGTGCCGGCCTCGTAG
- a CDS encoding S-layer homology domain-containing protein, with amino-acid sequence MPRTSTLRQRFLVVGLMAGLLATIAAPAFAAPPQVRDFGPAIDAYARYEGQTRCLSTEQPGVRDFRALLQKAYGANGGGILRSCSSGGKSEHKEGRAYDWMLNANNATDRRKADELLGWLLATDEHGNKHAMARRFGIMYIIWNRQVWNAYRPNDGWRAYTGASPHTDHIHFSFTWDGAQRKTSFWTAPDIGEARVAAAPGPFKDVGSKHRFVKEISWASDVNITTGFSDGNFRPGQEVTRSQMVAFVWRLMDQPTSNVAHGFRDVPADAHYNPALRWAVAEGIIGGVGDGRFAPNEVLSRTQMARMLYALAGQPTGAPQHPFVDVRDRDAAAVSWLRHHDITGGLTADRFAGHYPVTRQQTAAFLYRLAGSESAWTEASATPSTVRFG; translated from the coding sequence TTGCCACGTACCTCCACCCTGCGCCAGCGCTTCCTCGTCGTCGGACTGATGGCCGGCCTGCTGGCAACCATCGCTGCACCCGCATTCGCTGCACCCCCGCAGGTCCGCGACTTCGGACCCGCCATCGACGCCTACGCCCGCTACGAGGGCCAGACCCGCTGCCTGTCGACTGAGCAGCCAGGCGTCCGAGACTTCCGAGCCTTGCTGCAGAAGGCCTACGGCGCCAACGGCGGCGGCATCCTGCGCAGCTGCTCCTCCGGCGGCAAGAGCGAGCACAAGGAGGGCCGCGCCTACGACTGGATGCTCAACGCCAACAACGCCACCGACCGTCGCAAGGCCGACGAACTGCTCGGCTGGCTGCTCGCGACCGACGAGCACGGCAACAAGCACGCCATGGCCCGCCGCTTCGGCATCATGTACATCATCTGGAACCGCCAGGTCTGGAACGCCTACCGGCCCAACGACGGCTGGCGCGCCTACACCGGTGCCAGCCCCCACACCGACCACATCCACTTCAGCTTCACGTGGGACGGCGCCCAGCGGAAGACCTCGTTCTGGACCGCCCCTGACATCGGCGAGGCGCGCGTCGCGGCCGCCCCGGGTCCGTTCAAGGACGTCGGCTCGAAGCACCGCTTCGTCAAGGAGATCTCCTGGGCCTCCGACGTCAACATCACCACCGGCTTCAGCGACGGCAACTTCCGTCCCGGCCAGGAGGTGACCCGTTCGCAGATGGTCGCTTTCGTGTGGCGCCTGATGGACCAGCCCACCTCCAACGTCGCGCACGGCTTCCGTGACGTCCCCGCAGACGCGCACTACAACCCCGCCCTGCGGTGGGCCGTCGCGGAGGGCATCATCGGCGGCGTCGGTGACGGCCGGTTCGCACCCAACGAGGTTCTGTCGCGGACCCAGATGGCCCGCATGCTGTACGCACTGGCCGGCCAACCGACCGGTGCACCGCAGCATCCCTTCGTCGACGTGCGCGACCGTGACGCCGCCGCCGTGTCGTGGCTGCGTCACCACGACATCACCGGCGGTCTGACCGCCGACCGGTTCGCCGGCCACTACCCCGTCACCCGTCAGCAGACCGCCGCGTTCCTGTACCGGCTCGCCGGAAGCGAGTCGGCGTGGACCGAGGCGTCCGCCACCCCGTCGACGGTCCGCTTCGGCTGA
- a CDS encoding AI-2E family transporter yields MNSDAEPVASTPASAAPERRRVLPAEHQRVPSWLTTAAAWGWRLLVLLIGAVAVLFVLTRLSLVTLPIIIALILATLCVPPARALEARGMPRAPAALLVVGGGLLAIGGLIAALTPAFVTQVQELRPTVLEAVNTLFGLLETNFDWDRAEIDGYLSQMTQAVQERGGAVAGQVLSGAASVVQAIAALLLALVLLFFFVKDGEQIVAWMLARSPEDHRDTVRATGRRAWAALAGFVRGTAAVALIDAIGIGIGLAVLRVPLVLPIAVLVFLGGFIPVIGAFVTGLLAVLVALAAGGMQQALLVLLVVVAVQQLESNVLQPVIMRRAVSLHPVVILSALTAGAALTGVVGAFLAVPIAAVLSAVGNELRLRAEADAVIEPRADDDPMGPVDDPVPTDQL; encoded by the coding sequence GTGAACAGCGACGCCGAGCCGGTCGCCAGCACACCGGCATCGGCCGCGCCCGAACGCCGCCGCGTGCTACCGGCCGAGCACCAACGGGTGCCATCGTGGTTGACCACGGCCGCCGCCTGGGGCTGGCGGCTGCTCGTGCTGCTCATCGGCGCGGTGGCGGTGCTGTTCGTTCTCACCCGCCTGTCGCTGGTGACGCTGCCGATCATCATCGCCCTCATCCTGGCGACGCTGTGCGTACCTCCGGCGCGGGCGCTCGAGGCCCGCGGCATGCCACGCGCACCCGCGGCGCTGCTGGTCGTCGGTGGCGGCCTGCTCGCCATCGGTGGGCTCATCGCCGCGCTCACTCCCGCGTTCGTGACCCAGGTACAGGAGTTGCGCCCGACCGTCCTCGAAGCCGTCAACACCCTGTTCGGCCTCCTCGAGACCAATTTCGACTGGGATCGGGCCGAGATCGACGGCTATCTGAGCCAGATGACCCAGGCGGTCCAGGAGCGTGGCGGCGCGGTCGCCGGGCAGGTCCTCAGCGGTGCGGCCAGCGTCGTCCAGGCCATCGCCGCCCTGCTGCTGGCGCTGGTCCTGCTGTTCTTCTTCGTCAAGGACGGCGAGCAGATCGTGGCCTGGATGCTGGCCCGCAGCCCCGAGGACCACCGTGACACCGTGCGTGCCACGGGGCGTCGGGCATGGGCCGCGCTCGCGGGGTTCGTGCGCGGAACCGCCGCGGTCGCGCTGATCGACGCCATCGGCATCGGCATCGGCCTGGCCGTCCTGCGGGTGCCGCTGGTGCTGCCGATCGCCGTGCTGGTGTTCCTCGGCGGCTTCATCCCCGTCATCGGCGCCTTCGTGACGGGACTGCTGGCCGTGCTGGTCGCCCTGGCCGCGGGCGGGATGCAGCAGGCGTTGCTGGTGCTGCTGGTGGTGGTCGCGGTCCAGCAGCTGGAGTCCAACGTCCTTCAGCCGGTCATCATGCGCCGCGCCGTGTCGCTGCATCCGGTCGTGATCCTGTCGGCGCTGACCGCGGGCGCGGCCCTGACCGGCGTGGTCGGGGCCTTCCTCGCCGTCCCGATCGCCGCGGTCCTGTCCGCGGTCGGCAACGAACTGCGCCTGCGCGCCGAAGCGGACGCCGTCATCGAACCGCGGGCCGACGACGACCCGATGGGGCCGGTCGACGATCCGGTTCCGACCGACCAGCTGTAG
- a CDS encoding ANTAR domain-containing protein produces the protein MLEAAISRLRADNEGLRTSLRHRAVIEQAKGVLMARTGCSPDQAFERLVRHSQQSQQKLVRVAAAVVGATVTATEPVAADADFDLGALFGTAGSDDDGPARRADRRLAGVALEAAHDLEELAQILAHEAAGDLAPDAVLLAAIEPDGALRLVAGTGYDRQTMSAWQRIPPSLDIPLVAAARSHTPVLLDDFDARSERYPATRQIPRVYEAQASVPLQAGGRTVGVIGMSWRARRRFDEADQRRLVEIARQTVAPFLRLLVLDDEELPHVAVEVMRTRWFKAALDAVIVPLFLLTPLRDPDGTVRDFEVIFVNRAALAADDTDASRIVGRTVLTLYPRTAGRHLFGVFCDALESGTAAHFDRIPALELVDGTADDSVVELSVAPIGDGLLVSWRRRTE, from the coding sequence ATGCTCGAGGCCGCCATCTCACGATTGCGGGCCGACAACGAGGGTCTGCGGACCTCCCTGCGGCACCGGGCGGTGATCGAGCAGGCCAAGGGCGTGCTGATGGCCCGTACGGGCTGCTCGCCGGACCAGGCGTTCGAGCGCCTGGTCCGCCATTCCCAGCAGAGCCAACAGAAGCTGGTGCGGGTCGCCGCCGCCGTGGTCGGCGCCACCGTCACCGCCACCGAGCCGGTCGCCGCCGACGCCGACTTCGACCTCGGCGCCCTGTTCGGCACGGCCGGCAGCGACGACGACGGCCCGGCCCGACGCGCCGACCGTCGCCTGGCGGGTGTCGCGCTCGAGGCTGCGCACGACCTCGAGGAGTTGGCGCAGATCCTCGCGCACGAAGCGGCGGGCGACCTCGCCCCCGACGCCGTCCTGCTGGCGGCCATCGAGCCGGACGGTGCGCTCCGCCTCGTCGCCGGCACCGGCTACGACCGGCAGACGATGTCGGCCTGGCAGCGGATCCCACCGTCTCTCGACATCCCGCTGGTGGCGGCTGCGCGCTCGCACACCCCGGTGTTGCTGGACGACTTCGACGCCCGGAGCGAGCGCTACCCGGCGACCCGACAGATCCCGCGGGTCTACGAGGCACAGGCCAGCGTGCCGTTGCAGGCCGGTGGTCGCACCGTCGGCGTCATCGGCATGTCGTGGCGGGCGCGACGCCGCTTCGACGAGGCGGACCAGCGGCGCCTGGTCGAGATCGCCCGTCAGACCGTGGCGCCGTTCCTGCGCCTGCTCGTGCTCGACGACGAGGAACTGCCCCACGTCGCGGTCGAGGTGATGCGCACGCGGTGGTTCAAGGCGGCCCTCGATGCCGTGATCGTGCCGCTGTTCCTGCTGACCCCGTTGCGTGACCCCGACGGGACCGTGCGCGACTTCGAGGTCATCTTCGTCAACCGGGCGGCGTTGGCCGCCGACGACACCGACGCCAGCCGGATCGTCGGCCGCACCGTGCTGACGCTGTACCCCCGCACGGCCGGTCGGCACCTCTTCGGGGTGTTCTGCGATGCGCTCGAGTCGGGGACGGCCGCGCACTTCGACCGCATCCCGGCGCTCGAGCTGGTCGACGGCACCGCCGACGACAGCGTGGTCGAGCTGTCGGTGGCGCCCATCGGGGACGGCCTGCTGGTCAGTTGGCGGCGCCGAACCGAGTGA